One part of the Gemmatimonadaceae bacterium genome encodes these proteins:
- a CDS encoding DUF1905 domain-containing protein, with amino-acid sequence MSSAAFSVRFRAKLWRYPGKGGWHFAPVPEKYAPPVTHGWGRTPVLAIVDGYEWRTSVWRDKRGRTLLAVPKAARGEKGDGDTVRVEIRFSVL; translated from the coding sequence ATGTCGTCGGCAGCGTTCAGTGTGCGGTTTCGCGCGAAGTTGTGGCGCTATCCGGGCAAGGGGGGGTGGCATTTTGCGCCCGTGCCGGAGAAGTACGCGCCCCCGGTCACTCATGGATGGGGCCGGACCCCCGTGCTCGCGATCGTCGATGGCTACGAGTGGCGCACCAGTGTGTGGCGCGACAAGCGCGGCAGGACGTTGCTGGCGGTTCCGAAGGCGGCGCGCGGGGAGAAAGGCGATGGTGACACGGTGCGGGTGGAAATCCGCTTCTCGGTGTTGTGA
- a CDS encoding aryldialkylphosphatase, with product MAAAVVVAAAGADAVSAQGSATAPARIPNLAGKIQTVTGPIDPSRLGPTLMHEHIFIDFQRPVPVVPRFANAEDAELYEQPLTMETLSRTRYGRGVKGSNFLGDFDESYHEVMEFKKAGGGAIVDVSEIGLGRDPKALRQMANATGLDIVMGASWYTKSYHPLDMDQRSVDDLAAVIVRDITVGVDGTGIRSGVIGEIGIDGGPLTPNEMKVIRASARAARITGAPMSFHAGGVDDERLTSIDISLSEGVDPSQIIMGHSGGITPNFSLVKRILEKGVYLQIDWLGVITGPAGVLGNRSDRTIASVIVELVRLGYADRILLSHDICTKPQLKTYGGTGFAYISEYFLPELRRQGLSEEVINKFMVDNPRRALTFVAPRPEIAASPASARRS from the coding sequence ATGGCCGCAGCGGTTGTGGTTGCGGCAGCCGGTGCGGACGCGGTCTCGGCTCAGGGCAGCGCGACGGCGCCAGCGCGCATCCCCAACCTTGCCGGCAAGATCCAGACGGTGACGGGCCCGATCGACCCGTCACGGCTCGGGCCCACGCTCATGCACGAGCACATCTTCATCGACTTCCAGCGTCCGGTGCCGGTGGTGCCGCGCTTTGCGAATGCGGAGGACGCCGAGCTGTACGAGCAGCCGCTGACGATGGAGACGCTGAGTCGCACGCGATATGGACGCGGCGTGAAGGGCAGCAACTTCCTCGGCGACTTCGACGAGTCGTATCACGAAGTCATGGAGTTCAAGAAGGCCGGCGGCGGTGCAATTGTGGACGTGTCGGAGATCGGCCTTGGTCGCGACCCAAAGGCGCTGCGGCAGATGGCGAACGCCACCGGCCTGGACATCGTGATGGGCGCGAGCTGGTACACCAAGTCGTATCATCCCCTCGACATGGACCAGCGCTCGGTCGACGACCTCGCGGCGGTGATCGTCAGGGACATCACGGTCGGCGTGGACGGCACCGGCATCCGTTCCGGCGTGATCGGCGAGATCGGCATCGACGGCGGCCCGCTCACGCCTAACGAGATGAAGGTCATTCGCGCCAGCGCGCGCGCCGCCCGCATCACCGGAGCGCCAATGTCGTTCCATGCCGGTGGCGTCGACGACGAGCGGCTGACCTCGATCGATATCTCGCTCTCGGAGGGCGTGGATCCGTCGCAGATCATCATGGGCCACAGCGGCGGCATCACGCCCAACTTCTCCCTGGTCAAGCGCATCCTGGAAAAGGGTGTCTATCTCCAGATCGATTGGCTCGGCGTGATCACGGGACCGGCGGGCGTGCTGGGCAATCGCAGCGACCGCACCATCGCCTCGGTCATCGTCGAGCTGGTCAGGCTGGGCTACGCCGATCGCATCCTGTTGAGCCACGACATCTGCACCAAGCCGCAGCTCAAGACGTACGGCGGCACGGGCTTCGCCTACATCTCCGAGTACTTTCTGCCCGAGCTCAGGCGCCAGGGGCTGAGCGAAGAAGTGATCAACAAGTTCATGGTGGACAATCCGCGTCGGGCACTCACGTTCGTGGCTCCGCGGCCAGAGATCGCCGCATCCCCGGCCAGCGCACGTCGTTCCTGA
- a CDS encoding DUF2306 domain-containing protein has translation MSARGFAPWRPGWRAPTLLIALSLVPTFAGVWRLAALATGSAGYSDTARFHAAPAPVVLHILAAIPYSIFGAFQFAPALRRHKWHRIAGRVLGACGLVVALSGLWMAQFYPWPAGDGVGVYVERLLAGTGMLTFLALGVRAAAQMKFPAHGAWMTRAYALGMGAATQVLTHLPYVLLIGTPDETWRAVLMGAGWVINLFVAEWSIWSDRRATRGPLPQVVVAGGIS, from the coding sequence ATGAGCGCGCGTGGATTCGCCCCGTGGCGTCCGGGGTGGCGCGCACCGACGCTCCTGATCGCCTTGAGCCTCGTCCCGACGTTCGCCGGCGTGTGGCGACTTGCCGCGCTTGCCACCGGATCCGCGGGCTATTCCGACACCGCGCGCTTCCATGCTGCGCCAGCACCGGTCGTGTTGCATATCCTCGCAGCAATCCCCTACAGCATTTTTGGAGCATTCCAGTTCGCGCCAGCATTGCGCCGACACAAGTGGCACCGCATCGCCGGCCGCGTGCTCGGCGCCTGCGGGCTGGTCGTGGCACTCTCCGGCCTGTGGATGGCGCAGTTCTATCCCTGGCCTGCAGGTGACGGCGTCGGCGTATACGTGGAACGATTGCTCGCTGGGACCGGCATGCTGACGTTCCTTGCGCTCGGCGTGCGCGCGGCAGCACAGATGAAGTTCCCAGCCCACGGGGCATGGATGACGCGCGCTTACGCCCTCGGCATGGGAGCTGCTACGCAAGTGCTCACACACCTGCCGTATGTCCTGTTGATCGGGACACCCGATGAAACCTGGCGAGCGGTGCTGATGGGGGCCGGGTGGGTCATCAACCTGTTCGTTGCCGAATGGTCCATTTGGTCAGATCGGCGCGCCACCCGCGGTCCGCTGCCACAAGTCGTTGTTGCAGGAGGCATCTCGTGA
- a CDS encoding LysR family transcriptional regulator codes for MRRHITRSAGGPASVPDLNLLATLDALLETGSVAHAARRLRLSPSAMSRALARLRSATGDPLLVRAGRGLVPTPRAIELRERVGPLLRDVQAILQPARLPDLRAATRTFTMRTSDGFVENFGGALMERIAKDAPGVRLRFVQKVSKESALLREGGVDLETGVVDREIGPEIRTQGLFRDRLVGVVRDGHPLSRRPVTAVRYDAGRHILVTRRRLDEAIGDDAILRSGGRRNVATIVAGFGAALALARSSDLIATVPERHTASMRAGMFTFPLPGGAREFTVSLLWHPRMDADPTHRWLRDCVREACKSTQ; via the coding sequence ATGAGACGCCATATCACACGTTCCGCAGGGGGCCCCGCCTCGGTGCCGGACCTGAATCTCCTGGCGACGCTCGACGCCCTTCTGGAGACGGGTAGCGTTGCGCACGCTGCGCGCCGCCTGCGCCTGAGCCCGTCGGCGATGAGTCGTGCCCTTGCGCGCTTGCGCTCGGCCACGGGAGATCCCCTGCTCGTCCGGGCCGGGCGCGGCCTCGTGCCCACACCGCGCGCGATCGAGTTGCGGGAACGGGTGGGACCGCTGCTGCGAGACGTGCAGGCAATCCTCCAGCCAGCCAGGCTTCCGGACCTGCGCGCCGCGACCCGGACGTTCACGATGCGGACCAGTGATGGGTTCGTTGAAAACTTCGGAGGTGCCCTCATGGAGCGGATTGCGAAGGACGCACCGGGTGTCCGACTCCGGTTTGTCCAGAAGGTCAGCAAGGAGAGCGCGTTGCTCCGCGAAGGTGGCGTGGACCTCGAGACCGGTGTGGTCGACAGAGAGATCGGACCTGAAATTCGTACGCAGGGCCTGTTCCGGGATCGTCTCGTGGGGGTGGTGCGAGACGGGCATCCGCTGTCCCGACGACCGGTGACGGCCGTCCGCTACGATGCGGGTCGGCACATCCTCGTGACACGACGGCGGTTGGACGAGGCAATTGGCGATGACGCGATCCTTCGTTCCGGTGGTCGGCGCAACGTGGCCACCATCGTGGCGGGTTTCGGTGCGGCGCTTGCTCTGGCTCGATCGTCGGATCTGATTGCCACCGTCCCGGAACGCCACACGGCCAGCATGCGTGCGGGGATGTTCACCTTTCCGCTGCCGGGCGGTGCGCGGGAGTTCACTGTTTCCCTGCTGTGGCATCCTCGGATGGACGCGGACCCGACCCACCGTTGGCTCCGGGATTGCGTGCGTGAGGCGTGCAAGTCAACGCAGTGA
- a CDS encoding phosphotriesterase, whose product MRRVHAAAAVTGIWLALGAPIDAQAQRAGDATGKVQTVLGPIDPAQLGHTLMHEHVLADFSLPETEPDRWKAAGRTRPIGATAVRLYNAPLTIDILSDVMLGAPNRENQLLDAEATAVAELAEFKRRGGTALVDVTSIGLRRNPAGLQRVARATGVQLVMGTGWYQAGWWPTGLGDRSIESLVDEMVRDITVGVEGTDVRAGIIGEVGIAGGADSAAADRVLRAVGRASRETGAAVLLSGSAGFRQHGRVLDVLQSEGADLRRAVLGHGDAYAGDLAYLRPLLDRGATIAFDMLGTPPLVTRTWPIDSEVARTIVELVKAGYADRIVVSQGIEARTNLKAYGGTGYSFIAESFLPYLKRQGLTDAQLNTIVVENPRRLLTLVAPQASRSGRAGGE is encoded by the coding sequence ATGAGGCGCGTTCACGCGGCCGCGGCGGTCACCGGCATCTGGCTGGCACTCGGCGCACCGATCGATGCCCAGGCGCAACGCGCCGGGGACGCCACGGGCAAGGTGCAAACGGTGCTGGGCCCGATCGATCCGGCGCAGCTTGGGCACACATTGATGCACGAGCACGTGCTGGCGGACTTCAGTCTGCCGGAAACCGAGCCCGATCGCTGGAAAGCAGCCGGACGCACTCGACCGATCGGAGCCACGGCCGTCAGGCTCTACAACGCCCCGCTCACCATCGACATCCTCTCCGACGTGATGCTGGGCGCCCCAAACCGGGAAAACCAGCTGCTCGACGCCGAGGCGACCGCCGTGGCCGAGCTGGCCGAGTTCAAGCGGCGAGGCGGGACGGCGCTGGTGGACGTGACCAGCATCGGCCTCAGGCGAAACCCCGCTGGTCTGCAGCGGGTGGCGAGGGCCACGGGCGTGCAGCTCGTGATGGGCACGGGCTGGTACCAGGCCGGCTGGTGGCCCACGGGGCTCGGTGACCGCAGCATCGAGAGTCTGGTCGACGAGATGGTTCGCGACATCACGGTGGGCGTGGAAGGCACCGATGTGCGCGCCGGGATCATCGGGGAGGTCGGGATCGCGGGCGGTGCAGACTCTGCGGCGGCCGACCGCGTGCTCCGTGCGGTGGGCCGCGCCAGTCGCGAGACCGGGGCAGCCGTGCTGCTTTCCGGTTCTGCCGGGTTCCGCCAGCACGGCCGCGTGCTCGACGTGCTCCAGTCCGAGGGCGCGGACCTGCGCCGTGCGGTGCTCGGGCACGGGGATGCGTACGCGGGAGACCTCGCCTACCTCAGGCCGTTGCTCGATCGCGGGGCCACGATCGCGTTCGACATGCTCGGCACGCCGCCGCTGGTGACCCGCACGTGGCCGATCGATTCCGAGGTGGCAAGAACGATCGTCGAGCTCGTGAAGGCGGGATACGCCGACCGCATCGTGGTGTCGCAGGGCATCGAGGCGCGCACCAACCTCAAGGCTTACGGTGGCACGGGGTACTCGTTCATCGCGGAGTCGTTCCTGCCTTATCTCAAGCGGCAGGGGCTCACCGACGCACAGCTCAATACGATCGTCGTGGAGAACCCGCGGCGACTGCTCACGCTGGTGGCGCCTCAGGCGTCACGATCCGGCCGAGCCGGAGGGGAGTGA
- a CDS encoding class I SAM-dependent methyltransferase, with protein sequence MTAHDPNENLRLYNELAPWWPLLSDAKDYAEEVESFLTMLDPVAEGTRPTMLELGSGGGNLASHMKAHYALTLSDRSPGMLQASRSINPELEHIEGDMRTLRLARQFDVVLIHDAIMYLVAADDVRAALATAAVHCRPGGQVLVAPDVVRESYHPDADHGGEDGDDGRALRFLEWSLPADPDTSSFEVVYAVVRREADGSMRMDLDRHQHGLFSEAEWLRFFDGAGLPARVTIDPWMRHVFVGRRT encoded by the coding sequence GTGACGGCACACGACCCAAACGAGAACCTGCGCCTCTACAACGAACTGGCGCCGTGGTGGCCACTGCTCTCCGACGCGAAGGACTACGCCGAGGAGGTCGAGTCGTTCCTCACCATGCTCGATCCGGTGGCGGAGGGCACGCGGCCAACGATGCTGGAACTCGGGTCCGGCGGCGGGAACCTCGCGTCGCACATGAAGGCGCACTATGCGCTGACGCTGAGTGACCGATCTCCGGGGATGTTGCAGGCGAGTCGCTCGATCAATCCGGAACTCGAGCACATCGAAGGCGACATGCGCACGCTTCGCCTTGCCCGACAGTTCGACGTGGTGCTGATCCATGACGCGATCATGTACCTCGTCGCCGCGGACGACGTGCGTGCGGCGCTGGCGACGGCGGCGGTGCATTGCCGGCCTGGTGGGCAGGTGCTCGTGGCGCCCGACGTCGTGCGCGAGTCGTACCATCCGGATGCCGACCACGGTGGCGAGGACGGTGATGACGGTCGCGCGCTCCGGTTTCTCGAGTGGAGCCTGCCGGCGGATCCGGACACGTCGTCGTTCGAGGTGGTGTACGCCGTGGTGCGTCGCGAGGCCGACGGATCGATGCGCATGGACCTCGATCGACACCAGCACGGTTTGTTCAGCGAGGCGGAGTGGCTGCGCTTCTTTGACGGGGCCGGGCTGCCAGCCCGCGTCACGATCGATCCATGGATGCGTCACGTGTTCGTCGGGCGTCGAACCTGA
- a CDS encoding DUF2938 domain-containing protein: MLTSALIGAGATALTDLWNTLLRRSLHVSSLNLCMLGRWVCHLRRGVFRHASITSAPSCAHECGFGWVIHYAIGAALAVGFVWLVGSRWLQHPTALAALVFGECTTVFPFLILQPALGLGIASSQAPSPWRARLKSIGTHTVFGFGLYVMALTFKA; the protein is encoded by the coding sequence ATGCTCACCTCCGCGCTCATCGGAGCCGGCGCGACCGCTCTGACCGACCTTTGGAACACGCTGCTCAGGCGAAGCCTCCACGTTTCGTCCCTCAACCTCTGCATGCTCGGGCGATGGGTGTGTCACCTGCGACGCGGCGTGTTCCGGCACGCCAGCATCACGTCGGCACCATCATGCGCGCATGAATGCGGGTTCGGTTGGGTGATCCACTACGCGATTGGCGCTGCGCTGGCAGTTGGCTTCGTATGGTTGGTCGGTTCGAGGTGGCTGCAACACCCGACAGCGCTTGCTGCGCTGGTCTTCGGTGAATGCACCACGGTGTTTCCGTTCCTCATCCTCCAGCCCGCGCTGGGTCTTGGGATCGCCTCCTCGCAGGCACCGAGTCCATGGCGAGCTCGCCTCAAGAGCATTGGAACCCACACCGTGTTCGGCTTCGGGCTGTACGTGATGGCACTCACCTTCAAGGCCTGA